From the genome of Wolbachia endosymbiont (group B) of Parapoynx stratiotata, one region includes:
- the ribF gene encoding riboflavin biosynthesis protein RibF, whose protein sequence is MKIIYNCEQGIKDNVALTFGNFDGVHLGHKFAISNLKKVAQERGLPSAVLTFEPHPSTVLFSRNNFRLIDQEQKKELISSYGIDYLYIINFSRGFSEVSCDDFIGKILVKKYGAKHITVGESCTFGHKRLGNILTLEKYSQMYEYSLTKLEPLIIDRKICSSSSIRECLQKGEIEIANKLLGRSYQVSGIVTKGACRGREIGFPTINIPIEDYMIKPKLGTYYAKVAFSENSSSWLYGVVNIGMRPTFKDLKKPIVEMHIFDFNENVYNFKVDIQLLKFIRAEKKFHSINELTKQIDRDIMKAYQLR, encoded by the coding sequence ATGAAAATTATTTACAACTGTGAGCAAGGGATAAAAGATAATGTGGCACTAACTTTCGGAAATTTCGATGGCGTTCATTTAGGACATAAGTTTGCAATTTCCAATCTAAAGAAGGTAGCACAAGAAAGAGGATTACCCTCTGCAGTTTTAACTTTTGAGCCTCACCCATCAACTGTTTTATTTAGTAGGAACAATTTTAGGTTAATAGATCAAGAACAAAAAAAGGAACTAATCAGCAGCTATGGTATAGATTACTTGTATATTATTAATTTTAGTAGAGGTTTTTCTGAGGTTAGCTGCGATGACTTTATTGGTAAGATTTTGGTAAAGAAGTATGGTGCTAAACATATAACTGTTGGAGAAAGTTGTACTTTTGGTCACAAACGATTGGGTAACATATTAACTCTAGAAAAATATTCTCAGATGTATGAATATTCTTTAACTAAATTAGAGCCATTGATAATCGATAGAAAAATTTGCTCTTCTTCCTCAATCAGGGAGTGTTTACAAAAAGGAGAAATAGAAATTGCTAATAAATTGCTTGGTAGGTCTTATCAAGTTTCTGGTATTGTAACAAAAGGTGCATGTAGAGGTAGAGAAATAGGGTTTCCAACCATAAACATTCCGATAGAAGATTACATGATAAAACCTAAGCTTGGTACATATTACGCCAAAGTTGCATTTTCTGAAAATAGTTCAAGTTGGCTATATGGAGTAGTCAACATTGGTATGAGACCTACATTTAAGGACTTAAAAAAACCTATAGTAGAAATGCATATATTTGACTTCAACGAAAATGTATACAATTTTAAGGTTGATATACAACTTTTAAAATTTATTAGGGCAGAAAAAAAATTCCATAGTATTAACGAGTTAACAAAACAGATAGATCGTGATATAATGAAGGCTTACCAGTTAAGATAA
- a CDS encoding malonyl-CoA decarboxylase translates to MTKESLAKTDIVKVEDKKAPKSFFKILGEVANAVRSWVGNIGPDLSSSRDVDSLVLKMNECLNPKGGEVSARKNTVSLGNLYLSLSEAGQIKFLQTLAEKFNPDKTKIDEEIKVYKKNQDSESSYKFEQDLIKVLESPRSKILKQFISLPEGLKFIVDMRSDVLKLKNQYENLNPLENELKNILCTLVDVDLLDLHQITWDSPASLLEKLIKYEAVHKISSWGDLKNRLDSDRLCFAFFHYKIPNEPLIFVEVALMNEISDSIQHLLDESVPSSDPSSASTAIFYSISNTQTGLSGISLGNFLIKRVVEKLSQEFKSVKVYATLSPVPGFTKWLKNQDVALLGKLNIKQSGTEILESIKTNIECEKQSLLKLCAHYLLKVKSSGGGAYDPVAHFHLSNGASIKQINWMADTSEKGISQSAGIMVNYLYELPKIDNNHENYMINKVVSHSKKVSAMLKE, encoded by the coding sequence ATGACAAAAGAATCATTAGCAAAAACTGATATAGTGAAAGTTGAAGATAAGAAAGCACCAAAGAGCTTTTTTAAGATACTAGGTGAAGTAGCAAACGCTGTAAGATCATGGGTTGGCAATATTGGCCCTGATTTAAGTAGTAGTCGCGATGTCGATAGTTTAGTCTTGAAGATGAACGAATGCTTAAACCCAAAGGGGGGTGAAGTCTCAGCACGTAAGAACACCGTATCTCTTGGTAATTTGTACTTGAGTTTATCAGAGGCAGGTCAAATAAAATTTTTACAAACCCTGGCAGAAAAGTTCAATCCGGATAAAACGAAAATAGATGAAGAAATAAAAGTATATAAGAAAAATCAAGATTCTGAGTCGAGCTATAAGTTTGAACAAGACTTAATAAAAGTCCTTGAATCACCACGCTCTAAAATATTGAAGCAGTTTATCTCCTTACCAGAAGGTCTTAAGTTTATTGTTGATATGCGTTCTGATGTGCTTAAGCTAAAGAACCAATATGAAAATCTAAACCCACTAGAAAATGAATTAAAAAATATACTCTGTACTTTGGTTGATGTTGATCTACTTGATCTTCATCAAATCACCTGGGATTCACCTGCATCATTGTTGGAAAAACTTATAAAATATGAAGCTGTACATAAAATTTCTTCTTGGGGTGACCTAAAAAATAGGCTAGATTCTGATCGTCTCTGTTTTGCTTTCTTTCATTACAAAATACCAAACGAACCTCTAATTTTTGTAGAGGTTGCATTGATGAATGAGATTTCAGATAGTATTCAACACCTTTTGGATGAGTCAGTGCCCTCAAGTGACCCAAGCAGTGCAAGTACTGCTATATTCTATTCAATATCAAACACTCAAACTGGTTTATCTGGAATTAGCCTCGGTAACTTTTTAATAAAGAGAGTCGTAGAAAAACTATCGCAAGAATTTAAAAGCGTAAAAGTGTATGCAACTCTTTCTCCAGTTCCTGGATTTACAAAATGGCTAAAAAATCAAGACGTAGCTTTATTAGGTAAGCTTAATATAAAACAATCAGGTACAGAAATTTTAGAAAGCATAAAAACTAACATTGAATGCGAAAAACAGTCCCTACTGAAACTTTGTGCACATTATTTGCTAAAGGTTAAAAGCAGTGGTGGGGGTGCTTATGATCCGGTCGCACACTTTCATTTAAGCAATGGTGCATCAATCAAACAAATCAACTGGATGGCTGATACTTCTGAAAAAGGCATTAGTCAGTCAGCCGGAATAATGGTGAATTATTTGTACGAATTGCCTAAAATAGATAACAATCATGAGAATTATATGATCAATAAAGTGGTTTCTCATTCAAAAAAAGTGTCAGCTATGTTAAAGGAATAA
- the guaA gene encoding glutamine-hydrolyzing GMP synthase: MSAIAVIDFGSQFTQLIARQIREMGVYCEIFPSNIDFETVSKFNGFIFSGGPQSVNDNCSEVSEVAHKIIKLNETINTPILGICYGQQLICHYFGAKVRKEFNQEFGKTKIKILKESPIIKDTWNVNSEVDVLMNHADSVETIPQGFTAIASGIINQTIAIIANEQRKIYCTQFHPEVKPTTNGSKLLSNFLDIANCERDWTMKSFIEKQKEKIQNLVGEKKVIAAVSGGVDSSVAAVLTHKAIGKQLNCIFIDTGLLRKSQTTAMLKEIPINYVDKSNLFLSRLKGITDPEEKRKIIGNTFIEVFEEEAKKIGDVDFLMQGTIYSDVVESGHASGNTSTIKSHHNVGGLPEKMNLKLVEPLRYLFKDEVRLLGKEIGLSDEIIFQHPFPGPGLAVRIIGEVDEEKVRILQEVDEIYINTMKNYDLYDKIWQAFAVLLPVKTVGVMGDNRTYGYVCALRAVTSSDGMTADAFPFENKDQHSLVFWRFLQDVSSIIVNKVSGVNRVVYDLTSKPPATIEWE, encoded by the coding sequence TTGTCAGCAATTGCCGTTATTGATTTTGGTTCACAGTTTACACAGCTTATTGCAAGACAAATCAGGGAAATGGGCGTTTACTGTGAAATATTTCCAAGCAATATCGATTTCGAAACAGTATCAAAATTCAATGGATTTATTTTTTCTGGAGGACCGCAATCTGTAAATGACAATTGCTCTGAAGTAAGTGAAGTAGCACATAAAATTATAAAACTTAACGAAACAATAAACACTCCTATACTTGGAATATGTTATGGACAGCAACTCATTTGTCATTATTTCGGGGCAAAGGTAAGAAAAGAATTCAATCAGGAATTTGGCAAAACTAAAATCAAGATACTAAAAGAATCCCCAATTATAAAGGATACTTGGAACGTTAATTCCGAAGTCGATGTGCTAATGAACCATGCAGACAGTGTCGAAACTATACCGCAAGGATTTACTGCTATTGCCTCAGGTATAATAAATCAAACAATCGCAATAATTGCCAACGAACAGCGGAAGATTTACTGTACTCAGTTCCATCCTGAAGTTAAACCTACGACAAATGGTAGTAAACTTCTCTCTAATTTCTTAGATATTGCAAATTGTGAGAGAGATTGGACAATGAAGTCATTCATTGAAAAACAGAAGGAAAAAATTCAAAACTTAGTAGGGGAGAAAAAAGTAATTGCTGCAGTAAGTGGGGGGGTTGATTCAAGTGTTGCAGCAGTTCTTACACACAAAGCTATAGGAAAACAATTAAACTGTATTTTTATCGATACTGGGTTATTGCGTAAGAGCCAGACCACTGCTATGTTAAAAGAAATTCCAATAAATTACGTTGATAAATCAAACTTGTTTTTAAGTAGGTTAAAGGGAATAACTGATCCGGAAGAAAAGCGAAAAATTATCGGCAATACTTTTATCGAAGTATTTGAAGAAGAGGCAAAAAAAATAGGTGATGTGGATTTTTTAATGCAAGGCACCATTTACTCTGATGTAGTTGAATCAGGGCACGCTTCAGGAAACACTAGTACAATTAAATCTCATCACAATGTTGGTGGGTTGCCAGAAAAAATGAATCTGAAACTAGTAGAACCTTTACGCTATCTCTTTAAAGATGAAGTAAGGCTGCTTGGCAAAGAAATTGGGCTTTCAGATGAGATAATATTTCAACATCCATTTCCTGGGCCTGGACTTGCAGTGAGGATCATAGGTGAGGTTGATGAAGAAAAGGTACGAATATTGCAAGAAGTAGATGAAATATATATCAACACAATGAAAAATTATGATCTGTATGATAAAATATGGCAGGCTTTTGCTGTACTGTTACCAGTAAAAACTGTGGGAGTTATGGGAGATAATCGTACATACGGATATGTTTGCGCTTTAAGGGCTGTGACTTCATCTGATGGCATGACAGCTGATGCATTTCCATTTGAAAATAAAGATCAACATTCGTTAGTATTTTGGAGGTTTTTGCAAGACGTCAGTAGTATAATTGTTAACAAAGTTTCCGGAGTAAATAGGGTTGTATATGACTTAACTTCCAAGCCACCAGCAACTATTGAGTGGGAGTAG
- the lspA gene encoding signal peptidase II: MKRICLVIILIIVSFDQTSKLYINSLIDEGESIEITSFMKLVEVWNSGISFGMCSTLPHGSFFFSACSILIIGILAYLIYKSNDKSIYLSFSLMIGGAIGNVIDRIYWGAVYDFIYFHINDWYWPAFNLADLSIVCGMCTLLYKWYIYDRSISKQNEE, encoded by the coding sequence ATGAAAAGGATATGTTTAGTTATTATATTGATTATAGTATCATTCGATCAAACAAGTAAATTGTATATAAACTCTTTGATTGATGAGGGGGAGTCAATCGAGATTACTAGTTTTATGAAATTAGTTGAAGTTTGGAATTCAGGAATTAGCTTTGGAATGTGTAGTACTCTGCCGCATGGCAGCTTCTTTTTTTCAGCATGTTCAATATTAATAATTGGTATACTTGCATACTTGATATATAAATCTAATGATAAGTCAATTTACCTTAGTTTTTCTCTGATGATTGGTGGAGCGATCGGAAATGTAATTGATAGAATCTATTGGGGAGCTGTATATGACTTCATATATTTTCATATCAATGATTGGTATTGGCCAGCCTTTAATTTAGCAGATCTATCTATAGTTTGTGGAATGTGTACATTGTTATATAAGTGGTATATATATGATAGGTCTATCTCTAAGCAAAATGAGGAATGA
- the lepA gene encoding translation elongation factor 4, with protein MNNIRNFAIIAHIDHGKSTLADRLIEECNGLETREMTNQVLDSMDIERERGITIKAQTVRLNYTANNGNKYCLNLMDTPGHVDFSYEVSRSLAACEGSLLVVDSSQGVEAQTLANVYKAIDNNHEIIVVLNKVDLPAADPEKVKLQIEEVIGIDASESILISAKTGLGIKDVLEAIVTKLPAPQGDTNAPLQAILVDSWYDPYLGVVILVRVKNGVLKKGMRIVMMSNNATYQVDNIGIFTPKKVMTGELSAGEVGFITASMKEVADCKVGDTITEEKRPCSKALPGFKEVHPVVFCSIFPNNTDDFKYLREALEKLHLNDASFTFDAETSNALGYGFRCGFLGMLHLEVIQERLEREFDLDLTATAPSVIYKVATQNGKVLNIHNPSDMPDPTKIEIVEEPWITATIMVPDQYLGEILSLCEERRGEQQDLSYVGNTTTALLKYKLPLSEVVFDFYDRLKSISKGYASLDWEISDYQESQIDKLSFLVNGEPVDALACIVHKSRAEKRGREICARLKDLIPRQQYKIAIQAAVGGKIIARETINPYRKDVTAKLYGGDVTRRMKLLEKQKKGKKRLHSVGNINIPQNAFIEALKIND; from the coding sequence ATGAACAATATAAGAAATTTTGCAATAATAGCACATATAGATCATGGTAAGTCAACTCTTGCTGATCGTTTGATAGAAGAATGTAACGGTCTTGAGACAAGGGAAATGACCAATCAGGTACTTGACTCAATGGATATAGAGCGTGAACGCGGAATCACAATCAAAGCACAAACGGTAAGACTCAATTACACTGCAAATAATGGTAATAAATATTGCCTCAACCTCATGGACACACCAGGTCATGTTGACTTTTCATATGAAGTCAGCCGAAGCTTAGCTGCATGTGAAGGCTCACTTTTGGTGGTGGACAGCAGCCAAGGAGTTGAAGCTCAGACTCTGGCAAATGTGTACAAGGCAATTGACAATAATCATGAGATAATAGTTGTGCTCAATAAAGTTGACCTTCCTGCTGCAGATCCAGAAAAGGTAAAGCTTCAGATTGAAGAAGTAATTGGTATTGATGCAAGTGAGTCAATTTTGATATCGGCAAAAACTGGTCTTGGGATAAAGGATGTACTTGAAGCTATAGTGACAAAACTTCCCGCTCCTCAAGGTGATACAAATGCTCCACTGCAAGCAATTTTAGTTGATAGTTGGTATGATCCTTACCTAGGAGTAGTAATTTTAGTGCGAGTTAAAAATGGAGTACTAAAAAAAGGCATGAGAATCGTTATGATGTCTAATAATGCTACATATCAGGTCGATAATATCGGTATTTTCACTCCTAAAAAAGTTATGACTGGTGAACTTTCAGCAGGTGAAGTTGGTTTTATAACTGCTTCAATGAAAGAAGTAGCAGACTGCAAAGTAGGAGACACTATTACTGAAGAGAAAAGGCCGTGCAGCAAGGCATTACCTGGCTTTAAAGAAGTACATCCTGTAGTATTTTGCAGTATTTTTCCCAATAACACAGATGATTTTAAATATTTAAGGGAAGCACTAGAAAAATTACATTTAAATGATGCTAGTTTTACATTTGATGCTGAAACGTCAAATGCCCTAGGTTATGGATTTCGTTGCGGTTTCTTAGGAATGCTACATCTTGAAGTCATTCAAGAAAGACTCGAAAGAGAATTTGATTTAGATCTAACAGCAACTGCACCGAGTGTTATATATAAAGTTGCAACACAAAATGGTAAAGTTTTAAATATCCATAACCCAAGCGATATGCCAGACCCTACAAAAATTGAAATAGTGGAAGAACCGTGGATCACTGCAACTATAATGGTACCTGATCAATATTTAGGAGAGATTCTATCTCTGTGTGAAGAGAGGAGAGGAGAACAGCAGGATTTATCTTATGTTGGTAATACGACAACAGCACTACTGAAGTATAAATTACCGCTGTCTGAGGTTGTTTTTGATTTTTACGATAGACTAAAATCAATTTCCAAGGGATATGCAAGTTTAGATTGGGAAATATCCGATTATCAGGAAAGTCAGATAGATAAATTAAGTTTTTTAGTTAATGGAGAACCTGTGGATGCGTTAGCCTGCATTGTTCATAAAAGCAGGGCAGAAAAAAGAGGCCGTGAAATATGTGCACGTTTGAAAGACTTGATACCACGCCAGCAATATAAAATCGCGATTCAAGCGGCAGTAGGCGGAAAAATTATTGCTAGAGAAACGATTAACCCGTATAGAAAAGATGTAACAGCCAAGCTCTATGGTGGAGACGTTACACGAAGGATGAAGCTGCTTGAAAAGCAGAAGAAAGGTAAGAAAAGATTGCATTCTGTAGGAAACATAAACATCCCACAAAATGCTTTTATTGAGGCTTTGAAAATAAATGATTAA
- a CDS encoding ankyrin repeat domain-containing protein, which translates to MIGKYKSLKTVLRTIEAKKDLNKDNIIKKIQEELKKQNQDLYQEWEKGNFDVNHVFDMYPYEKWTLLIIAAENGYKKTVGFLIGAKADVNAKDGFDRTALYYPALYGFKEVVEVLIGAGADVNVRDKSGYTALHFAAYTEIVEVLLKEGAKVNAVDKDGKTPLDHAKSQDVVKALLDAGGGSFVKARNKAKIAGGVTGLLGTAIAVALFTTGTITAQLTPIVIAVVAVTAAALVVGCATYALLKPSTKVDGAEKPSAVLTTNEQQGAA; encoded by the coding sequence ATGATAGGAAAGTATAAATCACTGAAAACAGTACTGAGGACGATTGAGGCTAAGAAAGATTTAAATAAAGATAATATAATTAAGAAAATACAAGAAGAACTAAAGAAACAGAATCAAGATCTATATCAAGAGTGGGAGAAAGGTAATTTTGATGTAAATCATGTATTTGATATGTACCCATACGAAAAGTGGACGTTATTAATTATAGCTGCTGAGAATGGTTACAAAAAGACAGTAGGGTTTTTAATCGGAGCAAAAGCAGATGTTAATGCGAAAGATGGGTTTGATCGCACTGCTTTGTACTATCCTGCTTTGTATGGTTTCAAAGAGGTAGTAGAGGTTTTAATCGGAGCAGGAGCAGATGTTAATGTGAGAGATAAAAGTGGGTACACTGCTTTGCACTTTGCTGCTTACACAGAGATAGTAGAGGTTTTACTCAAAGAAGGAGCAAAAGTTAATGCAGTAGATAAAGATGGAAAGACTCCTTTAGATCATGCTAAGAGTCAAGACGTAGTAAAAGCTCTATTAGACGCAGGAGGAGGCTCTTTTGTAAAAGCACGTAATAAAGCAAAGATTGCCGGTGGAGTAACTGGATTATTAGGCACTGCTATAGCAGTGGCACTTTTTACAACTGGAACAATTACAGCTCAGTTGACACCTATCGTTATAGCAGTGGTTGCAGTTACAGCAGCAGCACTGGTAGTTGGTTGTGCTACATATGCATTACTAAAGCCTAGTACTAAAGTTGATGGAGCAGAGAAACCATCTGCCGTTTTAACAACAAATGAACAGCAAGGAGCTGCTTGA
- a CDS encoding glutaredoxin encodes MKNTKGKVVIYVKKYCPFCKKAKELLDEKGVKYEEIDVLRNSDLFDGIKSKYNVRTVPQIFITDENGDYVHHIAGCDKLMDLEKEGKLDNMLNNNEDSINATAYTSGSDEHEGCNIIHNEDFM; translated from the coding sequence ATGAAAAACACTAAAGGAAAAGTTGTAATATATGTGAAGAAGTATTGCCCATTCTGCAAGAAAGCAAAAGAGTTATTGGATGAAAAAGGTGTGAAATACGAAGAAATTGATGTACTTAGAAACTCGGATTTGTTTGACGGTATAAAATCAAAATATAACGTCAGGACAGTTCCACAAATTTTTATTACTGATGAAAATGGTGATTATGTACATCATATTGCTGGATGTGACAAATTGATGGACCTTGAAAAAGAAGGAAAGTTGGATAATATGTTAAATAACAATGAAGATAGCATTAATGCAACAGCTTACACAAGCGGCAGTGATGAACACGAGGGATGTAATATAATACATAATGAAGATTTTATGTGA
- a CDS encoding TerC family protein, whose translation MLADAWTLLILTLLETILGIDNLIFISLAIDKVPNLLRERARLIGFGLALLMRFVILFFTSYILSMQKPIFHTVSLDISVKDLLMIAGGLFLIVKSSMELWSDIFVHKENKTKANVKSQFFLVVLQIILIDLVFSVDSILTAIALTHNMIIIAIAFTFSILAMLFSSSYTAQVIKSNPSLKVIAILFILLVGVYLTLEGLHIELPKAYLYSSFMFALLVEVISKIKKIQP comes from the coding sequence ATGCTAGCTGATGCTTGGACTTTATTGATACTTACGCTACTTGAAACTATACTTGGTATAGACAATTTAATCTTTATTTCTCTAGCAATAGATAAGGTGCCAAATCTGCTGAGAGAAAGAGCCCGCCTTATAGGTTTTGGCTTGGCGCTATTGATGCGTTTTGTAATACTATTTTTTACATCATATATATTATCAATGCAAAAGCCTATATTTCACACTGTATCTCTGGATATCTCAGTAAAGGATTTACTTATGATTGCAGGAGGGTTATTCCTTATTGTTAAAAGCTCTATGGAGTTATGGAGCGACATTTTTGTACATAAGGAGAATAAAACAAAGGCAAATGTTAAATCACAATTTTTTTTAGTTGTGCTACAAATTATATTAATAGATTTAGTTTTTTCGGTTGATTCGATATTAACTGCCATAGCATTAACTCACAATATGATAATCATTGCCATAGCATTTACATTTTCCATACTAGCGATGCTATTTTCATCAAGTTATACCGCTCAGGTAATAAAATCCAACCCAAGCTTAAAAGTAATTGCCATTCTATTTATTTTACTCGTCGGTGTATATCTAACACTTGAAGGGCTTCACATAGAACTACCAAAAGCATATTTGTATTCTTCATTTATGTTTGCATTGCTTGTGGAAGTTATAAGCAAAATAAAGAAAATACAGCCTTGA
- a CDS encoding M16 family metallopeptidase, translating to MLRKFFSFFILSVFFFICPISLEAEIIKHAKLSNGLDVYVVPNHRIPAVFHAIIYKVGGMDDPIGKAGLAHYFEHLMFETTGKFKDIESTLGSIGAQFNAFTTKEYTCYYELVLKKDLPLAMEIEADRMGNFDVTQDKINREKNIVLEERKMRFDNNPEALLWEEMNSAFYRNGYGRSVIGWESDIKTYNQDDITRFHDNYYHPGNAILLVVGDVEFEEVAGLAKEKYGAIKAEPVVKHYPNQDSIHNADISVILESTEVKEPVLYFRYSVPLFEQISETFPVDLAVDVLGNGKSSKLYKDLVLDKNVAVEVFAYYNSLAFSNGYIEIRVTPKSGVNLDAVARELENSINHFNSEGITSEELQSTKSKYKAAQLDSLSDLTNIAMFYIPRLALGIPLDEIDISYSKINDVNLEDVNNKVHAIFSTNKLVGRLLPKGGNNEDK from the coding sequence ATGCTTCGCAAATTCTTTAGTTTTTTTATACTATCTGTGTTTTTTTTCATTTGTCCGATTTCTTTGGAAGCTGAAATCATAAAGCATGCTAAGCTCAGTAACGGATTGGATGTTTATGTAGTACCTAATCACCGAATTCCAGCTGTTTTTCATGCAATAATATATAAAGTTGGGGGAATGGATGACCCAATTGGCAAAGCAGGCTTGGCTCACTACTTTGAACACTTAATGTTTGAAACTACAGGAAAATTTAAAGACATAGAATCCACTTTGGGCAGCATTGGGGCCCAATTTAATGCTTTTACCACTAAAGAATACACCTGCTACTACGAATTAGTTCTCAAAAAAGATTTACCACTAGCAATGGAAATTGAAGCAGATAGAATGGGCAATTTTGATGTTACTCAAGACAAAATAAATAGAGAAAAAAATATCGTATTAGAAGAAAGAAAGATGAGATTTGATAATAATCCTGAAGCTTTACTATGGGAGGAAATGAACAGTGCATTTTATCGTAATGGCTATGGTAGGTCTGTTATTGGTTGGGAGAGCGATATTAAAACTTACAATCAAGATGACATAACAAGGTTTCATGATAACTATTATCATCCAGGTAATGCTATACTGCTCGTTGTTGGTGATGTAGAATTTGAAGAAGTAGCGGGATTAGCAAAGGAAAAATATGGTGCAATTAAAGCTGAGCCTGTAGTTAAGCATTATCCGAACCAAGATTCAATACATAATGCAGATATATCGGTAATTTTAGAAAGCACTGAAGTAAAAGAGCCAGTTTTATACTTTCGCTATAGTGTTCCTTTATTTGAGCAAATAAGTGAAACTTTTCCTGTTGATTTGGCAGTTGATGTTTTGGGGAATGGCAAGTCTAGTAAGCTATATAAAGATTTAGTTCTAGATAAGAATGTAGCAGTAGAAGTGTTTGCTTATTATAATAGCTTAGCTTTTAGTAATGGTTACATTGAGATTCGGGTAACTCCAAAAAGCGGGGTGAATTTGGATGCTGTTGCAAGAGAGTTAGAAAATTCTATTAATCACTTTAACTCTGAAGGAATAACAAGTGAAGAGTTGCAAAGTACAAAGTCTAAATACAAAGCAGCACAGCTTGATAGTCTATCTGATTTAACTAATATAGCAATGTTTTATATACCACGTCTAGCACTAGGTATTCCACTTGATGAAATAGACATTTCATATAGCAAAATTAATGATGTCAATCTAGAGGATGTAAATAATAAAGTTCACGCTATCTTTTCTACTAATAAATTAGTTGGTCGTTTGCTACCAAAAGGAGGTAATAATGAAGATAAGTAA